gatgcagcatcgaaagagtagaatctgaagaattacagacaatgttaatctaacaaatagattttaatcactaataaagaaactaattcatatcatacacaaaataatagcaaatagcaagtacaagcaataataaattaatagaaaagaatgagaaaggtcaataaacacagaagtaggttagaaattaatcaagatagactaactaaatattaacaacatgactgaactcggtgcaaaagaataaagttacgctacacaaaatatctggtaacacaatacacaaaaaacattaactaaattaaacaagacttatataaatgcaagtcacgtataatcaaaacaatgactatcgaaattcgataacaatacaatccatgctatcacattaaggtagcacacggtattgacacacacaatatcatgaaacacaaaacaatattacaaaaacattactaagtaaaattatagtgattaacaattaattaactatttcaacgacacgctactgttgacattaaaccaacgccataccaaagatacacgcgagcggccatgttgaaaaattcgtcgcgctcacatccaaataatagccaatagaatgaaatacagcatcataatagtaatattaggtactaataaaaaaaaaacaacaacaaaaaaaaggggagagagttaaggaaaatacatataataaataacaactaacataatcataacatattatatatattatattatatacagagatacagtattcttacaaggaacaggtccgaatgaaacatatatatataaaaaaaaagaaaaaaaaatatataatatatatatattaactatttttgtatgtgtgtatagaactgatggcgaattcatcaaccattctctgaacgacggatggaagaacatgtagatgttgtccagacgtttcacgaggaatccagagagcattttgaatctctgcagaaaatccttccatgcatgttcgtttacaaaaatctgacagacatcgaaagaatttttttttttagtccaaggaatagcaatccgtaccgtagaactgtaaagcacctgtacgccactcacgaaaccaaatacttttgctatccacctgtaaacaaatgacatttataactatgcatataactttcacctaatgtttaacaatatatacatacacgcatgttgtaaagtaggcgatatctattgataatctaagtgactcgtaaaataagtcgtcatatttaccattgcacgcacatatatatatatatatatatatatatatatatatatatatatatattcaaagacaagctataattgtaataaaaaaaaaataataataaaaaaaaaacaacacacaaaaaaacatataaactttttttttatatattaataataataataaaaggttattcttatttctaataaacccgagagtaagaaataagaaacgatttaataaattgttgataggaagatgaactgcctagtcatcgtactcaccctcatcaaaataacacacggcctggtaggatatgactgcaatggcaaccacctcaatgttaccactatctctctaaactccatcggggactgcagcatacagcctacattgactgaaacccaagatatttatatacaattacttcaactctcagaatttgaatttaccaacgtaaggcaatgcaaggtgcaaataactcgaattgtatattactgtggcatgcactctcacacgtcggcagtgcataacggattcgccgaatacctccatgaaacaaccgcccaacaatgcgcaaggatgcaccaagacggcacgttttcactcggaccacaaaaccttatagttggcctaaaggataatgcaacagaaacaaggtcgcttgtcctagccggcaagctaacagacgacggcagctgccagggaacacagtatgtagagccatacgggagctgggaaaaggtcgtcgtacaagcaacagtgaggataagtttaaaatcagcagtcgtgccagtacggatcgaggagaacaaaattctactgaaatcaggaacggtatgtacctttagcgaaggaaactgtctagacgctgaagacggatacacttattggcaaccacaaccaccctcaccatgcaaatttgatcagtacgatgtgctatatgaaggaattgctacaaagatccaagaaataaaaaccaacagagaatcagcacaaccagtttacgcactaacaacgcaggaagtaacatttgcactgactaaaaccggagaacagccactgtgtggatataccctactatccaccgaacatcccaaattgttcctgttagaaacaacaagaggaaatacgttcatctccaaaagaaagacagcagtcgaaaacttggacatattcgcatacgtcaactcaaaattcatttacgtagagaaacatattaaacgacaaatgacaacattgtaccatgatatattgacacaaagatgtaccacgcagaagaaactaatagagaatgctttaagcttagcaatcttactgcccgatgaatttgcatataccataaccaaaaccccaggacacatggccctgatcgcaggagaagcagtccacatagtcaaatgcattccggtacaagtaaaggtacgacatacaacagaatgttactcggagctacccgtttggcaagggaatcgcaccgcatttttaacgccaaaaacacacattctaacgcaacacggaaaccacagagaatgtagcgcggtattacctacactatacaatatcgacggactctggcacaaattcgtaccaaaacccatggaaacaattgcaccacaggaactccgcccggatgtattattgtatatatatatgtaatattgtatattgtatatgtattgtatatatattgtatatatatattgtatatatgtatatgtatgtaatattcagcaccatcgtcgttggccacgagcggaatatacacCCAAAAGGACCTTGATGCActtcgggaccacgtcatgttcccggcagaaaaatctgcagttttgaacacattggccagaggagaaacaggaaaaacaatcgtccctggaacagtaaacattctgggaatgatggacgaaaacacattaacgacaatagcaaaaaataccatatcaagcttatggattggtttcatggaatttggaaccgtcagtgcagcaatatttggaatacttgtaatatttaaactaatcaagacgataatagatatagccatacatggATACCAATTAcatgaaacttacggatgtggaatcgccctattagcagcaatatgcggctcggttacccacctgctactatacctcaaaagaaaacgaaatatcgatgatcaaacagcacaacctcaagggatatcgataacaccggtagtcactcaactaccaacgacatctacgtccgccttgagcgaactcagagataccatcagtcaaatttcctttggaaatttgaactccaagggcggggatgtcacgtcccgcgctccgcacgcgccgtaacgagaacaagaaaactatcccatgcaaaacgcgcgaataaagatttgaatgcacaaacgaacacacggcgctacgaaactaaaggaaggattaacaaggcgagggcaactaataaatccgatcagtataaaaaaaataataaatgaaaccagctaacggattgaacgagttacgaaccaaacaaataaaccgggaaataagaataactacaaaaggggaaataattgaaacaccagatatacatgtatatatatgtcggatcaggattcgaattttgggcgcgcgacgactcttcatgtggactagccatcgtttcacaaagccgagattttatttacacgtatatacaggtctatcactaagcttaacaaataataagtacaactaataataagtctaacaaacactaagcctaatgaataatacgatctacgaataattaaattaaataatactattagcaatgtttgagttcaaacgaatccacggtcaccgggataactccttaccaagcgaaactaacttagacgcaaatgcgatcctcgaaaacgctcgatgtatcactctccaaggcaatcgcaagaatgccagcctcgtggagatttttctccctgtacgattgcattttgttttctatccccgtttggaagcatcgagaaggttccaaacgccgttgctaggcacactcgttggaagcatcgagagagttccaaacgccgttgctaggcagtttctgcctggagttttggttactaaatacaatgtatgtcccattgcatcggcacctccgaggcaacatcacacgtggctcggcccgctctcgaggccgcatgccgccacaaccacacttctcggaaaacacatacaaccactccagacctccgttagataaaacatccatcccgtgaccgtggctacgttcagcgaccgattgtcacctcgaacccaatctcgcttattacaaatcttaaacaattacaactataataaaatctaggccaaggtactagaggatgttcccaaaatttccaaggaagggcttcggctttcctttcatctccgacacggccatcctgactatcacacgtcctcgggtgtaccttcgttaacaaaacaaaaggaaacaagattagtgtcattgtgattagcattcaaagtgccagttgcattctgcgtgctttcagtcgggtcgtaatgacatgacggaccattctcgatttcacacccaaatgggtctcatccttcgaatcgcacatactctcaaagttcgttacataaccagcttcgtaacacgatcgctgtcaacactagaccgcctccagcctcgtgacattgtcactgtcggtactagaccagctccagcttcgtgacatcgtcgctgtcggtactagaccagctccaaatccgtgacattgtcgctgtcggtactagaccagctccaacctcgtgacattgtcgctatcggtactaaaccagctccaacctcgtggcattgtcgctgtcggtactaaaccggctcccagcttcgtgacatcgtcgctgtcggtactaaaccggctcccagcttcgtgacatcgtcgctgtcggtactaaaccggctcccagcttcgtgacatcgtcgctgtcggtactaaaccggctcccagcttcgtgacatcgtcgctgtcggtactaaaccggctcccagcttcgtgacatcgtcactcccagtgcctgaccgcactgaactccgtcccatggccgcacctgggctcatataattctacgatcctctgggatcggggtactcacatcgccatggtcactgttctcgtcatcacaacagacatccaactccgcaggaatgcgactatccggcattttccttaacctgtcatgactgtacttgtatgaccttttcccatccagtgttttcaaggtatatcggtctcctcccaggacctccgatatcacaaacggacccctgaattttggatccaattttgtctggttcctttcttcattttggcgtagtaccaaatcaccaggattaaacctaactactttagctttggttttatcgaatctctctttgtcatacctagcactagtttccatctcttttattgcctgttgtcttacactggagatatctatttctttttcctcgatgttatcaggtagtaataagtcatacggtcttgctgctctaccaatcaataactctaaaggactcgatttggttacgcggttgatggtgcaattcaaagccaattgcatctccccgatcgcgtcttgccacgaacgcccggtcgtttctaccgttgtgaacatatttt
The sequence above is a segment of the Bombus vancouverensis nearcticus unplaced genomic scaffold, iyBomVanc1_principal scaffold0025, whole genome shotgun sequence genome. Coding sequences within it:
- the LOC143304172 gene encoding uncharacterized protein LOC143304172, which codes for MEEHVDVVQTFHEESREHFESLQKILPCMKMNCLVIVLTLIKITHGLVGYDCNGNHLNVTTISLNSIGDCSIQPTLTETQDIYIQLLQLSEFEFTNVRQCKVQITRIVYYCGMHSHTSAVHNGFAEYLHETTAQQCARMHQDGTFSLGPQNLIVGLKDNATETRSLVLAGKLTDDGSCQGTQYVEPYGSWEKVVVQATVRISLKSAVVPVRIEENKILLKSGTVCTFSEGNCLDAEDGYTYWQPQPPSPCKFDQYDVLYEGIATKIQEIKTNRESAQPVYALTTQEVTFALTKTGEQPLCGYTLLSTEHPKLFLLETTRGNTFISKRKTAVENLDIFAYVNSKFIYVEKHIKRQMTTLYHDILTQRCTTQKKLIENALSLAILLPDEFAYTITKTPGHMALIAGEAVHIVKCIPVQVKVRHTTECYSELPVWQGNRTAFLTPKTHILTQHGNHRECSAVLPTLYNIDGLWHKFVPKPMETIAPQELRPDVLLYIYM